ATAACATTATCAATTGGCGTGTTTGTCAACTTTAAGACATCTTTACTTCCTAGATTAAGCATCCGCGGAATAAGATCTGATATGGATACAACACCAATCAAGCGTCCCTTTTTATCCGATACCGGTGCCATACGTCCAACTTGATTCGTAATCAAAAGCAATGCTTTTCTAATGGAATCCGTCTCATATAGCAATAAAAATTCCGGCAAATTAATATCTAATACTTGTGGTTTTAGACTCGATACAATACGTGGTGCCTTAACGCCAAAATAATTCAACGCAAACTTTGTCTCTTTATTGACACCTTTTAAAGCAACCGGCTCATAGGCATGGCTATCATCCAATTGATTTTTTAAATAACTATAGCTGATTGCTGCACATATGGAGTCTGTATCTGGGTTTTGATGTCCAAATACATATACCTTTTCTTTCATTCTATCCCCTACCTCTCTAACGCAATAATGTCCGAATCTGTTCAACCAGCATATTCACGGCAACAACGTTATGCCCGCCTTCTGGTATGATGACATCTGCTTTTCGCTTACTTGGCTCGACAAACTCATCATGCATGTGTTTTACTGTTGTCAAATACTGCGTGATTACAGAATCCAAGCTGCGTCCTCGTTCTTTTACGTCTCGAATAATGCGTCGAATAATGCGAACATCTGCATCTGTATCTACAAAAACTTTTATATCCAACTCATCAACAAGCTCTTTATTTTCAAAAATCAAAATCCCTTCTACAATAATGACACGCTTAGGTTTTATCTCTAAACATTCTTTTTTTCTTGTGTATTCCACAAAATCATAAATCGGACAGTGAATTGTCTCTCCGTTTTTTAATTGTCGCAATTGCTCTGTCATCAATTCTGTTTCAAAGGAATTGGGATGATCATAGTTTTGCTGTTTTCGCTCTTCCAATGACATGTGGGCATTGGCTTTATAGTAATAGTCATGACAAATTGTAACAACTTGGTCTTCAAGGACAGATTTTAATCGATTGACCAGGGTTGTCTTCCCAGACCCCGTTCCTCCCGCGATTCCAATTACAACAGGTTTATTCATCTTCTTCCTCCAAATCTTTGCTTCGTTTTTCTAATCCCCATGGACACTGCGCCAACAAGAAGCATTCCTCACAATTTGGGTTTCTTGCCATGCAGATTTGACGCCCATGCGCAATAATCTGCGTATTATATCTTAACCAGTGTTCTTGTGGCAGTTCATCCATTAATGCATATTCAATCTTCACCGGATCTTCCAAAGAGGTGAAGCCTAGCTTATTAGAGATTCGCTTGACATGGGTATCCACAACAACACTTGGAGAGTTATAGATATGCCCTCTGACAACATTGGCCGTCTTGCGACCGACACCTGATAACGCTGTTAAAAGCTCTATATCTTCCGGAATAACCCCATTATGTCTTTCAATAAGTTCGTTGGCACACGCCTTGATGTTTTTCGCCTTATTACGATAAAACCCTGTTGAATGTATATCTTTTTCGAGTTCTTTGATTTCTACACGGGCAAAGTCTTCAAGGGATCTATATTTTTTGAAGAGCTTTTCCGTAACCATATTAACCCGTTCATCTGTACACTGTGCACTAAGCATCGTTGCAATCAAAAGTTCATACGGCTCTTGATGATTCAAGTAGCAAATATATTCTTCTCCATAGTATTCATCTAACATCGTTAAAATTTTTGCTTTTCTTTTTTTATTCATTGCCATCCCTTTTCAAAGTCATTCAAGGTTAATACATACCAATTCACCATTATTATGAATAAAATCTCGACGTCCATAATTCACTAAAATATATGTTCCATTTTCACCTTCTCTAGCCACTGCATCAATCTGATAACGAAAAGGCAACGCACTAAAGAGCTCTTTGTGCTCAATTCGATCGATGTGGTACATACGTGATAACTGTTTTGTTGTATATTCCTTTGCTTCTTCTTGCCATACTTGATTTTGCTCAAGGACTTCAAGCAAATACCTCTGTAACGTTGACTCAACAAACGTCATCGTCATCCAATCTGCTTTTTTCTTTGGTTTTTCATTAAAAATATAGTCCATTTGCAACCACTGGACATAGGTGTCTTTATTATCTTTTGTACACTCTAGTTGCTGTATAAACGCATAGATAAACTGATATAACCCTAGTTTATTGTGTTTGACATGATGCATACCTTGCTTAATCCAAAAAGCTCCCAAAGCTTCATATAAATTATACGACCGGGAGTACTCCTTGACAAGTCGTTTTATTGTTTGGTTGAATAATCCACTATTGTAAAATGTCTCCACCATTTCTTCCACTCTTTTTAACTGCATCACATCTTCAAAAGGCAATACTCGTGTTGATAGCACTTCATAGGGTGGATAATCTCTATACTTTATTTTATACTCCTTGGCAAGGTAGTATAACCCTGCCCCTTTTAAGATCTTTAAAAAACCCAACTGAAATTGGTCAGGCTCCATGGCATATACATAATCAAAAGAGTCTTTGAAGGTTTTTAGGTCTTCTTCCGGCAATCCTGCAATCAAATCCAAATGGATATGCGTATTGCTTAGTGCTTTGACCCGTTCAACAACCCTAGGAATCAAAGCCAAATCATTTTTTCTTTGTATAATGGAAAGTGTTGTCGGATTTGACGATTGTACACCAATCTCAAGTTGAAACAATCCCTCTCGCGCCTTTGCCAAACAGGTCAAAAAAGCTTCATCAATTAACTCTGGTGCCACCTCAAAGTGAAAGTTTGTTATCCCTTGATCTTTTTCCATGATATATTCCATAATGGATAATGCGTGTTCACGTTTAGCATTAAAAGTTCGGTCTACAAGTTTAACTTGTGTGACTTTTGCATCAATGAAAAACTGCAATTCTTTTTTTACCAACGCTAACGGTCTAAATCGTACGCCCTTTTCAACTGAAGACAAACAATATTGACAATTAAACGGGCACCCTCTACTCGTCTCATAATATATAATCCGATGCTCTAATTGGTCTAATTGGGGTTCATACGGAAAGATGACTTCTGAAAAATCCATTCCCATACAGCAAGGCTGATCAATAATCTGGTCTTCTTGTCTATAACTTATCCCCTTTACCTCACTAAGTGCATCAAAGTTTTTTACAATATCTGCAAATATTTTTTCCCCTTCGCCTTTGACAACAATATCCACGTAGGGATTTTCTTCAAGTTCTTGAACCGATGTATATGTTACTTCCGGTCCACCATAGACAATACATACCTTTGGACGAATCAACTTAATATTGCGACTTAATCGGCGGACCATTTCTATATTCCACAAATAACATGAAAAACCGATAATATCCACATCTGTCTTCATGATCTCGTCTAGAATATATTCTAGATCTTGATTGATGCTAAACTCTTGAAAGGTAATGGAACTTTTTTCATGTACATGCTCATAATTATCTATGTGTTGCTGTTCCACATATTTTTGTATATAGCGAATGGCTAAATTGGAATGTATATATTTTGCATTAATGCCAATGAGAAGTGAATTTTTCATGTAAACCACCTTATTTTTCACTGATAAACGATTAATTAGTAGAAAAAAAGCTGTAATCTATGCGATTACAGCTAGAACTGGGCATGCTGGATTCGAACCAGCGAATGCAGGAGTCAAAGTCCTGTGCCTTACCGCTTGGCGAATGCCCATTATGATTTAAATAAACTTACATGTATCCATCGGGATAACAGGATTCGAACCTGCGGCCTCATACTCCCGAAGCATGCGCTCTACCAAACTGAGCTATATCCCGGCACATGATGTTTTCAATCATGCAAATGATATTCTATCATTATTTTAAGATACTTGCAAGTAGATTTTATCAAAAACATCGGCCATTTTCTTTTTTATTACATTTTGTTCCTCCCTGAGGACAGTGGTAGCATACTTCGTTCTCAAGTGGTGCATCATTTTTGTATGCTCGGATATTATCAAGGGTTGTCTGAGCGATATTACTAAGAGCTTCTTTGGTCAAAAAAGCTTGATGAGAAGTCACAAGTACATTGCTAAAGGACAAAAGTCTTGCCAAAATATCATCATCAATGATTTCTGTCGAAAAATCTTCAAAGAAATATTCACTCTCTTCTTCATAAACATCAAGCCCTGCGGATCCGACCTTCCTTGATTTGAGCCCTTCAATGAGGTGCTCGGTTTGAACCAACGCTCCCCGTGAGGTATTAATAAGCATCACGCCATCTTTCATTTGTTTTATTGAATCCTGATTAATCAAGTAATGGGTTTCTTTGGTTAAGGGACAATGCAGCGATATAATATCCGACTTTTGATAA
This sequence is a window from Vallitaleaceae bacterium 9-2. Protein-coding genes within it:
- the udk gene encoding uridine kinase, producing MNKPVVIGIAGGTGSGKTTLVNRLKSVLEDQVVTICHDYYYKANAHMSLEERKQQNYDHPNSFETELMTEQLRQLKNGETIHCPIYDFVEYTRKKECLEIKPKRVIIVEGILIFENKELVDELDIKVFVDTDADVRIIRRIIRDVKERGRSLDSVITQYLTTVKHMHDEFVEPSKRKADVIIPEGGHNVVAVNMLVEQIRTLLR
- the nth gene encoding endonuclease III, with the protein product MNKKRKAKILTMLDEYYGEEYICYLNHQEPYELLIATMLSAQCTDERVNMVTEKLFKKYRSLEDFARVEIKELEKDIHSTGFYRNKAKNIKACANELIERHNGVIPEDIELLTALSGVGRKTANVVRGHIYNSPSVVVDTHVKRISNKLGFTSLEDPVKIEYALMDELPQEHWLRYNTQIIAHGRQICMARNPNCEECFLLAQCPWGLEKRSKDLEEEDE
- a CDS encoding B12-binding domain-containing radical SAM protein, coding for MKNSLLIGINAKYIHSNLAIRYIQKYVEQQHIDNYEHVHEKSSITFQEFSINQDLEYILDEIMKTDVDIIGFSCYLWNIEMVRRLSRNIKLIRPKVCIVYGGPEVTYTSVQELEENPYVDIVVKGEGEKIFADIVKNFDALSEVKGISYRQEDQIIDQPCCMGMDFSEVIFPYEPQLDQLEHRIIYYETSRGCPFNCQYCLSSVEKGVRFRPLALVKKELQFFIDAKVTQVKLVDRTFNAKREHALSIMEYIMEKDQGITNFHFEVAPELIDEAFLTCLAKAREGLFQLEIGVQSSNPTTLSIIQRKNDLALIPRVVERVKALSNTHIHLDLIAGLPEEDLKTFKDSFDYVYAMEPDQFQLGFLKILKGAGLYYLAKEYKIKYRDYPPYEVLSTRVLPFEDVMQLKRVEEMVETFYNSGLFNQTIKRLVKEYSRSYNLYEALGAFWIKQGMHHVKHNKLGLYQFIYAFIQQLECTKDNKDTYVQWLQMDYIFNEKPKKKADWMTMTFVESTLQRYLLEVLEQNQVWQEEAKEYTTKQLSRMYHIDRIEHKELFSALPFRYQIDAVAREGENGTYILVNYGRRDFIHNNGELVCINLE